The Alosa alosa isolate M-15738 ecotype Scorff River chromosome 17, AALO_Geno_1.1, whole genome shotgun sequence genomic sequence GGGGCTCCAGTGTGGGCTATGTCCAAGCACAAAGCCAAAGCTCTTTTAGTCAATTTGTTCAGTTTTTTTTGGTGTCATTGGCTCTGATGTTGCTGCCCCAACAGATGGCTGCAAAGAAAATTGCACTAGAAACTGCAGAATAGTAAAACATATTCAACATTCTGctgcacacataaaaaaaaacaagctttcTCAAAAAGTCTAGTCTGTTCTGCCCCTTCCTGTATACAGCATTGGTGTTGCAGTCcaggggcgcgtttcccaaaaccatagttgctaactaagttggcagctttgttggttgcaatgcaatttcccattgccactgtggttttgggaaacgcaccccactTTGTTATCAGGGTGTACAACCAGGTATCTGCAGTGGAGGAGGGTGCAAGAGGTGGTTGTTTCCACATCATGCCACAAAGCTGTGTGCACCAGTTCTCTATGCTCAGTCTACTCCCCTGCCTTAACACACCCCACAACTGTTGAGAGTCATCAGAGTATTTGTGCAGATGACTGGTTGCAAAGTTGTGCTGGAAGTAACAGGGGTGTGCAGTGTAAAGAGGAAAGGTGAGAGCGCTGCGCTGCTGACCACCTGCTCAGACACACATCCTCTCAGCCCTACAAGCGGTAGTCTGTCTGTCACATTCATAATGTTTTTACAACAAGGGGCGTCATTATGCTTATGGTTATGATTGGCACTGACTTGATTATACTTGGCACTGACACTGGTACTTGGcattgtaaagcactttgagttaCTTTGCCTATGAAATGCGCTAAAAATAAAACTGCCTTGCcttggcagacactttttgcCAAAGCAATTAGCAGTATATAAACAGTACATTAGtttaataatacaatacaaatacaattgaaaaatatatacattaaGCATAACAGTTGTAGTAATAATATAAACACTTTCAATAACAATATCAAATATTAACAGTAAAAATAATGAGATCTGAGTAATGAAGTCAGAGtaaatatgtttgtttatgtcattTGTTTGCGTTCCTGTGTCTGTTCCATAGGATGAAAACAATAGAATCCAGAACAAGAAGAACTCCAGGGTCAAAGGGAGAACATGCGACACAAACGTCCAGCTCATCAGATCCTTGTCCCCGCCAAAGAAGAAACCTCTCATCCTCAAAGACAACGACTTccacatcatcaacaacaacaacagcagcaacaccaATGACGATGACAGCAGCGGCATCATCACCGGCCAGACGACAGAAGTTAGCGAGGCAGACGGCCAAGTCTTCTCCGTCCTCCTTGTGGGACACCTGAAGCTGGAGACGACTCTTCGtccagaggaggaggggaagttGCCAGTCGGGCCCCACCTCACACAGACTGGTGTCCCCTCACCTGTGCGTGTGTCCGTCTGCGAGCACCCAGGTGGGCTGCTGGCGGACCCAGGTGACGCCCAGGTGAAGAGCGAGACGGAGGAGCCCTTCTGTGTTCGCTCAGCCGTGACCGCACTGTTGCCCTGCGATCCGGTCACTCCCTTCCCAGACTCCACTTCCGGAGCTGCCGACCAGGGGACGGCCCATTTGTTACAAACTGGACTCAATCAGAGCATCACAATCGGCCCAATTATGTGTTTAAAGGCGGAGGACGAGCAAGAAGGATCCGGAGTAATAGTTTTCTCAGACGCACACAGAGGGGCAGAGGGCGAGGCAGGACCGGACAAGGACGAGGCGGCGGAGGCGGCGGAGGCGGCGGAGGCAGCGGAGGCGGCGGAGGCGGCGGAGGCAGCGGAGGCGGCGGCGGACGCACAGACGGAGGGTGAGGGGGAGGGCGAGCACGCCTGCCTGTGCGAACACTCGTACTCGCGGCAGGACCTGGACCAGGAGCAGCTGTGGGGCCGCATCGCCGCGCTCCACGCCAAGATCACCGAGCTGGACCAGCGCGAGGAGGAGACGCTGGCCAAGATCCAGGCGGCCGAGGACAAGGCGGCCCAGCTCAGGAAACAGAACGTTGTGTGCGAGGAGAAACAGAAGGCATTGGAGGAGTACTTCACTGCCTTCCTGCGGTAGTCCGctgtcattttttgttttgttttgtcttgtgcagagttcagagtttgaatgtgattttttttaatgtgatcTTTTATCTTGCTGGCTCAACTGTCACCAGCTCCCTTGGGCTATAGCTTTGATACGATTAGCCGTTTACagacaacatgcacttacagtcCAGTTTCAGAGGTATCTATGGGCATCTAATCATCCTGTTCTGTTACTGAGGTTGAAAACAATTTCTCCACATTGACATAGAACATAAACATAGCACAGAGCAGACAATATAAGATATTGTCTATTTATAGAAATAAATCTAACACATTTTGTAATGCAAAATACCAAAAATGCACTGTATTTGCAGCCGAGGCAGaccaattatttatttactattgCTATTTATTTTGCATAGTTAAAGACAGTTTAGAATGTTTTCTACTGCAGCTACTTCTAGCAATTACGTTACTTCATAATGAGGTCTGGCAATGTGAACGAGACATGCAGAGCATTTTCCCCCCATcagaacaaaagagagaaaatattaatttctgttTGTGAAGTACTGTTTACAGTTAGATAGAAGCACCCTCAGTTCAGATTCATTCAGGTATTAAACAACACTAAATTTATGGGAAAATGCAAGAATCCATCTCTACCTTTTTATTTTAGTATATGATGATGGTAGTATCAGAAAGCACAGAGGCACTCTGACAGAAATAGAATGTCATGGTGGCATACTTTGTgccttcttttttttcatttgtgggAAAAATTACATGAATAAAAATAACCCTTTATGGCCTCTCTTGCTAGAGGACTAAACGTAATAGTTTAAGACAATCTTTCTGTCCTACACTAAATAACACAAGCCTTAATTGTCCAATGGGTGGTCATCCTATGAGAATGCATAAACCTTTAACTTAAATAGGAAACCATGATATGTATAGCTGAAAGTTgctttctgatttttttttttttttttttttttttttaattcctgaATCccttgaaatgttccttaaagtGGCCTAACCACACTGACCAACAATGACAATCTAATTCACTCGGTCACTCTAAGTGAATGTATTTCTCAATCAGACTCAAAATCTCAAAGGCCCAAATGAGCTAAACACATATCCTACCTGATCATTGTGCAAGTGAATAATCAGCTTTTGCCACAAACAATTGCAATCAGTGCTTTAttagcatttttttcttttgggtTTTATTTTATATCAGTGTAGAAAATCCATGTTAAAAGCATTTGGCACTTCCGAGCATAGTGTTTTGTGGCACTGTAAAATGTTTTCTTCTTCCTTGTGACAGCCTATCCGGCTGGCCATGCCGTCCGACAAAACTCTGCTCTTACCCATGTGTTGTCATTTTAGCCATGTCatattttaagaaaaaaaaaaggataataAATCTGATATATTTTGATACATATCTTGTATCTGTCAGGTTTTGTATGGATGATTAATTTATTGCCTGTGCATCATGTTATACAGAAGCCCGTaaatgatgcagtgatgtttgcTTTTTTCCTGGCACCCCGGATTTATCTTCTACCCTACGGCAGGCACGGTGTCCTTGCCAGGGTGCTGCTCTCCTGGTCTCCCTGGATGAGAGTTTGTTTAATCCTATTTCGGCGCCCTATCTTGTGCAGCAGCTGCCCCGGGCTTTGGGCTTTGGACTGTGGTGGTAGAAGCCGACATGGAGAAAGGTTTTCCAGTGTCATTATGAGGCTGGCTTTCTGCTGGTTTTACAGTTCCTTTCGCATGCAAGAATGGTCTGTCTCAcagtcccgtgtgtgtgtgtgtgtgtgtgtgtgtgtgtgtgtgtgtgtgtgtcagtgtgtgcgtcTATGCATACtctatgcagtgtttcccatacattgacttatttatggcggcccaccacaatatcaacactgaccaccacacaatgattatcaatgttgtactatttcaattggatggaattctttcattgtagagctatgtgcacctttgtaAAGCCTCTacttgtttctctgtctctcaacgaACCTACATGCATGTTTAAATTTTTCTCTGGTAAACCGCCAGAGCTGTTTGAGGCTAATTACATAGCTGGCTCattattgtgtttttcttaGATCCACAAGAAGAAAACAGAGTTTAATGTCTTGGAATTTAAAAGCTTACTTGAACAGCggttaattacagtgcatgaaaatgcactgtactgttcttcctaggcaacttcaacttattattattattccgcttaccactttttccgtacgcaatctctcagtttaacttagaaacttcgttcaaactttgtaacgtaggtcttcaaacggaccaagctgctatgtcttttcaattttgaaacttttatactttttaaactattaaagaaaaactttttaaaaatccccttagacttaacattgtgattgtgacatcacaatacggctattaagcaattagaatcctatgccaggtgttcaggccacctgcagcctcaggctttaagcatacaatctgggtcaattaagactacacatcctattcaactgtttcctctgcccaaaactgtttcaaaataaaagtcctcactacaataatccactgttaaacaatttaacccattaaactactgaactttttacattcaacttttaaacggtctacttttaaactatcattaaactatctatctattaaactagctgtctatcaacaacttttaaactatctacattcagcttttaaacagtctacttttaaactatcaacttttattaagctatgcaaccaccatgtctgttCTAGGATCACCGCAGTAACCAGCTCTGTATTAcctattttaactatacatgatattttacatcacaacttttgcattttcatgcactggtaattccttgggaaTTGCGTTTCTAGTTGCTAAATGGACTCGCTCAGAGGAGAGGGACCGGAAACCAGGGCAAGGGGCATATAGCTTGAGGGGGCATTAGCCAATGACAATAGACAATAGTCACAAAAAAGTGAAGATGCATACATGGACAACGATACATAAAATCAGcagtttaattatattttatatatacaatacatatatatatatatatatgatgagTATATCAGTCACGATCGACACAATCAATATGCCAATATGTCTTAATGTGAAACCGGGCGTTAAGGTTCTGATTTTAATGCTCAAATTAATAAGCTACAAACTAAGATTTTACAACAAATTGCTtttgatatatatatgtatatatatatatatatatatatatatatatatatatatatatatatatattctacaCAAGCTATACATCTTGTATAGCTTGTATAGAGGAATAGTTTTTTGCCAGATGAGATGGGAAATGCTGTTTCATAACTTGGCACCTCTAAATCTTAGAAAATTGTCTTTTAGGGGGATGAAGAGCAGCAGACTGCCAAATGCCAAATTGAATAAGAATGAATCTGAATTAGCTATAACTATAAATTAGCTATAACTGCCCTCATGACTCATGTGAACAAAtaaaaggaggaaagaaaaaTGGATGGTCTACAAAGCATTCCTCCATCTCTATGGAAACCTCACCCATTCTAATTCTCAGTAGGTAGTCAAAATATAATGGGCATGAAGTGCCTTTCCCTGAAAAGCCAAACCAACAAGCTTCAATTTTGCTGCTACGCTACTTGAAGGTAATGACAGTGATTACTGTGCAGGCTAGTATAGCTGAGGAAATCTTCAGCTTCTTAGATCAGTGGGCCAAAACACGCCAGGGACGAACAGCCGTGGATATTAATCACCTCTAGTTGGAGAAGTGTCCCCATGATATTAGCAGATACAGCATTGGAAGTCGTATGATGAGACTGTGGAATTCTAACCCGCTATCTTCTCTATA encodes the following:
- the LOC125310307 gene encoding THAP domain-containing protein 5-like, with amino-acid sequence MPRYCAVKLCKNRGGVLSKDNKRISFYPFPLRDQVRLQKWVDNMKRQEWTPSRHQYLCSEHFTEDSFDLRWGIRYLKHTAIPTIFPYICDDENNRIQNKKNSRVKGRTCDTNVQLIRSLSPPKKKPLILKDNDFHIINNNNSSNTNDDDSSGIITGQTTEVSEADGQVFSVLLVGHLKLETTLRPEEEGKLPVGPHLTQTGVPSPVRVSVCEHPGGLLADPGDAQVKSETEEPFCVRSAVTALLPCDPVTPFPDSTSGAADQGTAHLLQTGLNQSITIGPIMCLKAEDEQEGSGVIVFSDAHRGAEGEAGPDKDEAAEAAEAAEAAEAAEAAEAAEAAADAQTEGEGEGEHACLCEHSYSRQDLDQEQLWGRIAALHAKITELDQREEETLAKIQAAEDKAAQLRKQNVVCEEKQKALEEYFTAFLR